A portion of the Stigmatopora argus isolate UIUO_Sarg chromosome 15, RoL_Sarg_1.0, whole genome shotgun sequence genome contains these proteins:
- the LOC144089793 gene encoding inverted formin-2, with translation MAEDEEELLRVYGGIDMSNHQEVFTTLFNKVSNTPASVQLLSILQTLLLLGPNRSDMWLALEAVTNRAILLDQDSQIGSFEKIMERLVFSKSKRSVGDHVDSQCARVDKASQTAQPDQDQLEKCSTSPQKPLFASAPPPPPPPPPPAPPLPPNMMGSQVSLQCPPPPPPPPLPGGFGGCPPPPPPLPGGFGGPPPPPPLPGGFGGPPPPPPLPGGFGGPPPPPPLPGIPGMAPPPPPPPLPGMGIGPPPPPPLPGLTPPPPPAPPSGMIMAQSSYTLGCITPAKLSRYPTLRMKKLNWQKVQSVHDGDSMWASVQKEPSPHEPDYSSIEQLFCLPVTEQKEKGAAAPVKKEPKEITFIDAKKNLNLNIFLKQFKCSNEDFVTMIQKGDRSRFDVEVLKQLLKLLPEKHEIENLKSFQGEKEKLANVDRFFTSLLTVHCYQLRIECMLLCEETASVLEMLEPKVKLLEEACHSLRTSTLIPTFCRLILDVGNFLNYGSHTGNAEGFKISSLLKLIETKANKSRITLLHHILEEAEVNHPQLLALPEDIEVCQKAAGVNLDSLQSEANTLLKRLNGASMKVSKSADEVKEQYSTVLKENLEVCRALSERFVDIDKKRSELAVYLCEDANKLSLEELFGTIKNFRELFIKALKDNKTRKEQAAKAEKRKKQLAEEESKRQKGENGKIIRKGFVPQDDGCIIDHLLADIRKGFSLRKTRPRCDSESLPHSEMSRDTCPPGSSAKPVDEKAAEVASTVTAPNKLPIKDHPSNSGMVNGFSASPNGTPLTPQEQGAADSSQKSPGQSASTSPAPLEKLITLQEEQVSALAVLQINFQGETWPSLLTDDSTETSVLSPTSLSDSDLLDGSSGQVPEERADGAGEKTSIEMNPKIDENSQAIIKKNYLKDDEAKNAGLEFESDKTKIEGTLEADAHDGVEADDVPSASEDVTSSLNSELKKQPSFFKRSKKKNSGNCKKRRSRGKRKLKPQQPL, from the exons ATGGCCGAAGACGAGGAGGAGCTTTTGCGAGTATATGGCGGGATCGATATGAGCAATCACCAGGAGGTCTTTACTACTCTCTTCAACAAG GTGAGCAACACCCCGGCTTCTGTCCAGCTGTTGTCCATCCTGCAGACGTTGCTCCTTCTTGGGCCAAACCGCTCGGATATGTGGCTCGCTCTGGAGGCCGTGACCAACAGAGCCATACTGTTGGACCAGGACT CTCAGATAGGGTCATTTGAGAAGATCATGGAGCGTCTGGTGTTCTCCAAGAGCAAGCGCTCCGTGGGCGATCATGTGGACAGCCAGTGTGCAAGGGTGGACAAGGCTTCGCAGACGGCTCAGCCAGACCAGGATCAGCTGGAGAAATGCTCCACATCACCTCAGAAGCCCCTCTTTGCTTcagcgcctcctcctcctcccccaccACCCCCACCAGCACCACCACTTCCTCCAAATATGATGGGGTCCCAAGTCTCTCTTCAgtgcccaccaccaccaccgcctccGCCACTCCCTGGTGGATTTGGGGGATGtccaccacctcctcctccactcCCTGGTGGATTTGGGGGACCTCCACCACCTCCTCCACTCCCTGGTGGATTTGGGGGACCTCCACCACCTCCTCCACTCCCTGGTGGATTTGGGGGACCTCCACCACCTCCTCCTTTACCTGGAATTCCTGGCATGGCCCCACCACCCCCTCCTCCGCCTCTGCCAGGTATGGGGATTGGACCACCGCCGCCTCCTCCCTTACCTGGCTTGACCCCACCACCCCCGCCGGCTCCCCCCTCGGGTATGATAATGGCTCAGAGCAGCTACACCCTGGGATGCATCACACCCGCCAAATTGAGCCGGTATCCCACTCTGAGGATGAAAAAACTCAACTGGCAGAAAGTGCAATCTGTTCATG ACGGTGACTCGATGTGGGCTTCGGTTCAGAAAGAGCCTTCCCCTCACGAGCCGGACTACAGCAGCATCGAGCAGCTCTTCTGTCTCCCGGTGACCGAGCAGAAAGAAAAGGGGGCAGCTGCTCCTGTCAAGAAGGAACCTAAAGAG ATCACTTTTATTGATGCCAAGAAAAATTTGAACCTGAACATATTCCTGAAGCAGTTCAAATG TTCAAACGAGGACTTTGTGACGATGATTCAGAAAGGTGACCGAAGCAGGTTTGACGTCGAGGTGCTAAAACAGCTCCTGAAGCTCCTACCAGAGAAACATGAG ATTGAAAACTTGAAGTCTTTCcaaggagaaaaagaaaagctgGCAAATGTTGACCGTTTCTTCACGTCGCTCCTCACTGTCCACTG TTATCAGCTGAGGATCGAGTGCATGTTGCTGTGTGAGGAAACTGCGTCCGTCCTGGAGATGCTCGAACCTAAAGTCAAGTTGCTGGAGGAGGCCTGTCACT CGCTCAGGACAAGCACGCTCATTCCTACTTTTTGCAGGCTCATCCTTGACGTGGGCAATTTCCTCAACTAT GGAAGCCACACGGGAAATGCCGAGGGTTTCAAGATCAGCTCGCTTCTCAAGCTCATAGAGACCAAAGCCAACAAGAGTCGAATCACTCTGCTTCATCACATCTTAGAG GAAGCAGAAGTAAACCATCCGCAGCTATTGGCGCTACCGGAGGACATTGAAGTCTGTCAAAAAGCTGCAGG AGTGAATCTGGATTCTCTCCAGTCCGAAGCCAACACCTTACTGAAACGACTCAATGGGGCGTCCATGAAAGTGTCCAAGTCTGCAGATGAAGTGAAGGAACAATACTCAACAGTGCTTAAG GAAAATCTGGAGGTTTGTCGAGCTTTGAGTGAAAGATTCGTGGACATTGACAAGAAGAGGAGTGAACTCGCTGTCTATTTGTGTGAAGATGCCAATAAGCTGTCGCTCGAAGAGCTCTTTGGAACAATCAAGAATTTCCGGGAACTTTTCATCAAGGCGCTGAAG GACAATAAGACCAGGAAAGAGCAGGCAGCCAAAGCGGAGAAGAGAAAGAAGCAGCTGGCAGAGGAAGAGTCCAAGAGACAGAAGGgagaaaatggcaaaataa TCAGGAAAGGCTTTGTGCCACAGGATGACGGCTGCATAATCGACCACCTGCTCGCAGACATCAGAAAGGGTTTCAGCTTAAGAAAGACCAGGCCAAGGTGCGATTCGGAAAGCCTCCCTCATAGTGAAATGAGTAGGGATACCTGCCCGCCTG GATCAAGTGCGAAGCCTGTCGACGAAAAAGCCGCAGAAGTGGCCTCCACCGTTACCGCTCCCAACAAACTTCCAATAAAGGATCACCCATCCAACTCGGGCATGGTGAACGGCTTCAGCGCGTCGCCAAATGGCACTCCTTTGACGCCTCAAGAACAAGGTGCAGCAGATTCATCCCAGAAAAGTCCAGGGCAATCAGCCTCGACTTCACCGGCTCCCCTAGAAAAGCTGATTACGCTCCAGGAAGAGCAAGTTTCGGCACTTGCAGTACTCCAAATTAACTTTCAAGGGGAAACTTGGCCCTCTCTCCTCACCGACGATTCAACCGAAACTAGCGTACTCAGCCCGACCTCCCTGTCAGACTCTGACCTTTTAGATGGATCTTCCGGCCAGGTTCCCGAGGAGCGAGCAGACGGCGCGGGAGAAAAGACTTCTATTGAAATGAATCCAAAGATAGACGAGAACAGTCAAGCTATTATCAAGAAGAATTATTTAAAAGACGATGAAGCGAAAAACGCAGGACTGGAATTTGAAAGCGACAAGACTAAAATTGAGGGCACGCTGGAAGCTGATGCCCACGATGGAGTGGAGGCTGACGACGTCCCGTCGGCGAGCGAAGACGTTACTTCCTCGCTAAACTCCGAACTTAAGAAACAGCCAAGTTTCTTTAAACgcagcaaaaagaaaaattcag